CTCTATCAACCACTCATTCAAATCAACACAACATATCCTTATTCTACttgtttcaaatataaataagcATAACATTGCAAGCTAAACCACATCAAGCATAACCAAAGCTTTTCTACTTCCTTTGAGTTCTTCTCTCCATTCTTTATTTTCAACTATTCTTGTTCTTAAGTTCTCTACATACATCGATCACTATGGGTTTCCGTGTGCCAAGCATAGTTCCAGCAAAGAAATTGCTTCGACGATCTTTTTCCAATAATTCAAACAAAGAAGCCTCAATGGCAGTAGAAGTTCCTAAAGGACATTTGGCAGTTTATGTTGGCGAGAATGAAAAGAAGCGGTTTGTTGTTCCTGTCTCATTCTT
This Cannabis sativa cultivar Pink pepper isolate KNU-18-1 chromosome 6, ASM2916894v1, whole genome shotgun sequence DNA region includes the following protein-coding sequences:
- the LOC115725626 gene encoding auxin-induced protein X15-like, translated to MGFRVPSIVPAKKLLRRSFSNNSNKEASMAVEVPKGHLAVYVGENEKKRFVVPVSFLSQPLFQELLTQAEEEYGYDHPMGGLTIPCTQHVFVDVISNLNAS